A window of Thermus filiformis contains these coding sequences:
- a CDS encoding MBL fold metallo-hydrolase yields the protein MTELLPGLYQIPVPIPYPLKTVNLYLLKGKEEVALVDTALGTRAARGSLELALAELGLCFSDVKAVLLTHHHPDHYGLSGFFEAQGARVYLHEEELLRGHLFWKDRERFRERSLRLFLEGGMPLSVLEGIEEEMAKTYERVHPPQNPIPLQDGQTLEVAGFRLRVVWTPGHADGHVVFLAEEGWMLGGDLLLERVSPNIGLWAYTRENPLEDFLRSLDKVAEVAPQVVFAGHFGPVRDPKARAKELRAHHEARLSALLALLEEPKTPWDLSLALFPGDLTPAQRRFAFAETLAHLEYLRHQGLLTRQGQPLLYARA from the coding sequence ATGACCGAGCTCCTGCCCGGCCTCTACCAGATCCCCGTCCCCATCCCCTACCCCCTGAAGACGGTCAACCTCTACCTCCTCAAGGGAAAGGAGGAGGTGGCCCTGGTGGACACGGCCCTGGGCACCCGCGCCGCCCGGGGGAGCCTGGAGCTGGCCCTGGCCGAGCTCGGCCTCTGCTTCTCCGACGTGAAGGCCGTCCTCCTCACCCACCACCACCCGGACCACTACGGCCTCTCCGGCTTCTTTGAGGCCCAGGGGGCCCGGGTCTACCTGCACGAGGAGGAGCTCCTCCGGGGCCACCTCTTCTGGAAGGACCGGGAGCGCTTCCGGGAACGCTCCTTGCGCCTCTTCCTGGAGGGGGGGATGCCCCTTTCCGTTTTGGAGGGCATTGAGGAGGAGATGGCCAAGACCTACGAGCGGGTCCACCCCCCACAGAACCCCATCCCCCTCCAAGACGGCCAGACGCTGGAGGTGGCGGGCTTCCGGCTGAGGGTGGTCTGGACCCCGGGGCACGCGGACGGGCACGTGGTCTTCCTGGCCGAGGAGGGGTGGATGCTGGGGGGGGACCTGCTCTTGGAGCGGGTCTCCCCCAACATCGGCCTCTGGGCCTACACCCGTGAGAACCCCCTCGAGGACTTCCTGCGCTCCCTGGACAAGGTGGCCGAAGTAGCCCCCCAGGTGGTCTTCGCGGGCCACTTCGGCCCCGTGCGGGACCCGAAGGCCCGGGCGAAGGAGCTCCGGGCCCACCACGAGGCCCGCCTCTCGGCCCTCCTCGCCCTACTGGAAGAACCAAAGACCCCCTGGGACCTCTCCCTGGCCCTCTTCCCCGGGGACCTCACCCCCGCCCAGCGCCGCTTCGCCTTCGCCGAGACCCTGGCCCACCTAGAGTACCTCCGCCACCAGGGCCTGCTGACGCGCCAGGGCCAGCCCCTCCTCTACGCCCGAGCCTGA
- a CDS encoding phosphohexomutase domain-containing protein: MSGIRFGTDGWRGIIAQDFTFDNLIKVAEAYAKYLQDEGKGRVVVGYDTRFMADRFAQEAARVLAEAGLEVHLSPGPLPTPVLSFAVVHLKADGGLMLTASHNPPEYLGVKIKGPYGGSATPEMVKEVEARLGQKPEKRTGEILRLSVREAYYERLRELLDLEALKAFPGVLYHDAMGGAGGGWIAGFVRHVGLPLAVRELHNVPHPLFYGVNPEPLPKNLRTLTAVMKAEEPPTFAAVTDGDADRVGAVLAGGEFFNSHQIFAVLLKHLYAKGFRGRVVKTFSVSRIIDRLGEVLGLQVLTTPVGFKYITEEFLKGDVLIGGEESGGIGVAGHIPERDGILNSLLLAEAVAKTGKDLKTLFREIEEETGLRHAYDRLDLHLDRPVSLDRFREPRPLAGLEVERVEELDGIKWHFRGGWVLFRPSGTEPVLRIYCEAESPELVARVLEEAKRLV; the protein is encoded by the coding sequence ATGAGCGGGATCCGCTTCGGCACCGACGGATGGCGGGGGATCATTGCCCAAGACTTCACCTTTGACAACCTCATCAAGGTGGCGGAGGCCTACGCCAAGTACCTCCAGGACGAGGGGAAGGGCCGGGTGGTGGTGGGGTACGACACCCGGTTCATGGCGGACCGGTTCGCACAGGAGGCGGCCCGCGTCCTGGCGGAGGCGGGCCTCGAGGTCCACCTGAGCCCCGGCCCCCTCCCCACCCCGGTCCTCTCCTTCGCCGTGGTCCACCTGAAGGCGGACGGGGGGCTGATGCTCACCGCCAGCCACAACCCCCCCGAGTACCTGGGGGTGAAGATCAAGGGGCCTTACGGGGGAAGCGCCACCCCCGAGATGGTCAAGGAGGTGGAGGCCCGGCTGGGCCAGAAGCCGGAGAAGAGGACCGGAGAAATCCTGCGGCTTTCGGTGCGGGAAGCCTACTACGAACGGCTCCGGGAGCTTTTGGACCTGGAGGCCCTAAAGGCCTTCCCCGGCGTCCTCTACCACGACGCCATGGGCGGGGCGGGGGGCGGCTGGATCGCGGGCTTCGTCCGCCATGTGGGGCTGCCCCTTGCCGTCCGGGAGCTCCACAACGTCCCCCACCCCCTCTTCTACGGGGTGAACCCGGAGCCTTTGCCCAAGAACCTGCGCACCCTGACCGCGGTGATGAAGGCGGAGGAGCCCCCCACCTTCGCCGCCGTCACGGATGGGGACGCGGACCGGGTGGGGGCGGTCCTGGCCGGCGGGGAGTTCTTCAACAGCCACCAGATCTTCGCCGTCCTCCTCAAGCACCTCTACGCCAAGGGCTTTCGGGGCCGGGTGGTGAAGACCTTCTCCGTGAGCCGGATCATTGACCGGCTGGGGGAGGTCCTGGGCCTACAGGTCCTCACCACACCCGTGGGGTTCAAGTACATCACGGAGGAGTTCCTCAAGGGGGACGTGCTGATCGGGGGCGAGGAGTCGGGCGGCATCGGGGTGGCGGGGCACATCCCGGAGCGGGACGGGATCCTAAACAGCCTCCTCCTGGCCGAGGCGGTGGCCAAGACGGGGAAGGACCTCAAGACCCTCTTCCGGGAGATCGAGGAAGAGACCGGCCTCCGCCACGCCTACGACCGGCTGGACCTCCACCTGGACCGGCCCGTCTCCCTGGACCGCTTCCGCGAGCCCCGGCCCCTGGCGGGCCTCGAGGTGGAGCGGGTGGAGGAGCTGGACGGCATCAAGTGGCACTTCCGGGGGGGCTGGGTCCTCTTCCGCCCCTCGGGAACGGAGCCCGTCCTCCGGATCTACTGCGAGGCGGAAAGCCCCGAGCTGGTGGCCCGGGTCCTGGAAGAGGCCAAGAGGCTGGTATGA
- a CDS encoding dodecin has protein sequence MEKVYKKVELVGSSPESIEAAIQEALRRAAKTLRHLDWFEVQEVRGLIGENGVKEYQVVLKVGFRLEE, from the coding sequence ATGGAAAAGGTCTACAAGAAGGTGGAGCTGGTGGGCTCGAGCCCGGAAAGCATTGAGGCCGCCATCCAGGAGGCCCTGAGGCGGGCCGCCAAGACCCTGCGGCACCTGGACTGGTTTGAGGTGCAGGAGGTGCGGGGCCTGATCGGGGAGAACGGGGTCAAGGAGTACCAGGTGGTCCTCAAGGTGGGCTTTCGGCTGGAGGAGTAG
- the icd gene encoding NADP-dependent isocitrate dehydrogenase, which translates to MAYTHIRLPEEGERIRIEDGRLIVPDRPIIGFIEGDGTGPDIWRAAQPVLDAAVEKAYGGRRRIAWVEIYAGEKANQVYGEPVWLPEETLEFIREYLVAIKGPLTTPVGGGIRSINVALRQELDLYACVRPVRWFKGVPSPVKHPELVNMVVFRENTEDIYAGIEWPAGSEEVRKVLDFLQREFPKAYAKIRFPETSGIGLKPISREGTRRLVEAAIQYAIDQDLPSVTLVHKGNIMKFTEGAFREWGYELARERFGATPLDGGPWHVLKNPRTGREIVVKDVIADNFLQQILLRPDEYSVIATPNLNGDYISDALAAQVGGIGIAPGANINYLTGHAVFEATHGTAPKYAGQDKVNPSSVILSGEMMLRYLGWNEAADLIIRAMERTIEKGLVTYDFHRLMVAEGRPATLLRTSEFGRALIEHMD; encoded by the coding sequence ATGGCGTACACCCACATCAGGCTTCCCGAGGAGGGAGAGCGGATCCGGATTGAGGACGGGCGACTCATCGTTCCCGACCGGCCCATCATCGGCTTCATCGAGGGGGACGGGACCGGCCCCGACATCTGGAGAGCGGCCCAGCCCGTCCTAGACGCGGCGGTAGAGAAGGCCTACGGCGGCCGGCGCAGGATCGCCTGGGTGGAGATCTACGCCGGGGAGAAGGCCAACCAGGTCTACGGGGAGCCCGTATGGCTTCCCGAGGAGACCCTGGAGTTCATCCGGGAGTACCTGGTGGCCATCAAGGGACCCCTGACCACCCCCGTGGGGGGCGGGATCCGGAGCATCAACGTGGCCCTGCGGCAGGAGCTGGACCTCTACGCCTGCGTCCGCCCCGTGCGCTGGTTCAAGGGGGTGCCGAGCCCGGTCAAGCACCCGGAGCTCGTCAACATGGTGGTCTTCCGGGAGAACACCGAGGACATCTACGCCGGGATTGAGTGGCCCGCGGGGAGCGAGGAGGTAAGGAAGGTCCTGGACTTCCTCCAGCGGGAGTTCCCCAAGGCCTACGCCAAGATCCGCTTCCCCGAGACCTCGGGCATCGGCCTCAAGCCCATCTCCCGGGAGGGGACGAGGCGGCTGGTGGAGGCGGCCATCCAGTACGCCATAGACCAGGACCTGCCCAGCGTGACCCTGGTCCACAAGGGAAACATCATGAAGTTCACCGAGGGGGCCTTCCGGGAGTGGGGGTACGAGCTGGCCCGGGAGCGGTTCGGGGCCACGCCCCTGGACGGCGGCCCCTGGCACGTCCTCAAGAACCCCCGCACGGGCCGGGAGATCGTGGTCAAGGACGTGATCGCGGACAACTTCCTGCAGCAGATCCTCCTCCGCCCCGACGAGTACAGCGTCATCGCCACCCCCAACCTCAACGGGGACTACATCTCCGACGCCCTGGCCGCCCAGGTGGGCGGGATCGGCATCGCCCCTGGGGCCAACATCAACTACCTGACCGGCCACGCGGTCTTTGAGGCCACCCACGGCACCGCCCCCAAGTACGCGGGCCAGGACAAGGTCAACCCCTCGAGCGTCATCCTCTCCGGGGAGATGATGCTCCGCTACCTGGGCTGGAACGAGGCCGCCGACCTCATCATCCGGGCCATGGAGCGGACGATTGAGAAGGGCCTGGTCACCTACGACTTCCACCGGCTGATGGTGGCGGAGGGCAGGCCCGCCACCCTGCTCAGGACCAGCGAGTTCGGCCGGGCCTTGATTGAGCACATGGACTAG
- a CDS encoding long-chain-fatty-acid--CoA ligase: MKPWHAHYDQGVPLEAPSPWLLTDLLRESVRRYPKRVALEFLGRRLTYEALWREVEAFAQGLQARGVQKGTRVAIMLPNSPQFVIAFYGTLLAGGVAVNTNPMYTPRELRHQLLDSGAEVLVILDQLLPRYLEVQKEVPVRLVVRTGLQDYLPFPKNLLYPLRLRRQGQWPPPAFGVAWREFLGRGSPSPVPLDLDDLALIQYTGGTTGVSKGAMLTHRALSANALQVRSWTPDFEEGKEVVLGAIPFFHVYGMTVGMNLALSGGASLILLPRPEIKAIVEAIEKHGVTLFPGVPTLYVAFNRFPGIEKRNLRTLKACISGSAPLPLEVAETFERLTGAKLVEGYGLTEASPVTHCSPLYGTRKKGSVGLPLPGVDAKVVDEEGQEVPLGEVGELIVKGPNIMKGYWNRPEETQRALKDGWLYTGDMARMDQDGYFYIVDRKKDMIIAGGYNIYPREVEEVLYQHPAVQEAAVVGVPDPYRGETVAAFIVLKDEYKDKVTREDIEKFCRENLAAYKVPRIIEFRESLPKSAVGKVLKRELAPQKAVH, from the coding sequence ATGAAACCCTGGCACGCGCACTACGACCAAGGGGTTCCCCTCGAGGCCCCGAGCCCGTGGCTTTTGACCGACCTCCTGAGGGAGAGCGTCCGCCGCTACCCCAAGCGGGTGGCCCTGGAGTTCCTGGGCCGAAGACTCACCTACGAGGCCCTGTGGCGGGAGGTGGAGGCCTTCGCCCAGGGCCTCCAGGCTCGAGGGGTGCAGAAGGGCACCCGGGTGGCCATCATGCTCCCCAACTCGCCCCAGTTCGTCATCGCCTTCTACGGCACCCTCCTCGCGGGCGGGGTGGCGGTGAACACCAACCCCATGTACACCCCCCGGGAGCTCAGGCACCAGCTTTTGGACTCGGGGGCGGAGGTCCTGGTCATCCTGGACCAGCTCCTGCCCCGCTACCTGGAGGTCCAGAAGGAGGTCCCGGTGCGCCTGGTGGTCCGCACCGGCCTCCAGGACTACCTCCCCTTCCCCAAGAACCTCCTCTACCCCCTGCGGCTGAGGCGGCAGGGCCAGTGGCCCCCGCCCGCCTTCGGGGTGGCCTGGCGCGAGTTCCTGGGCCGGGGAAGCCCCTCCCCGGTGCCTTTGGACCTGGACGACCTGGCCCTTATCCAGTACACGGGAGGCACGACCGGGGTCTCCAAGGGGGCGATGCTCACCCACCGGGCCCTCTCCGCCAACGCCCTGCAGGTGCGCAGCTGGACCCCGGACTTTGAGGAGGGGAAGGAGGTGGTCCTGGGCGCGATCCCCTTCTTCCACGTCTACGGGATGACCGTGGGCATGAACCTGGCCCTCTCCGGGGGAGCCAGCCTGATCCTCCTGCCCCGGCCCGAGATCAAGGCCATCGTGGAAGCAATAGAAAAGCACGGGGTCACCCTTTTCCCCGGGGTGCCTACTTTGTACGTGGCCTTCAACCGCTTCCCCGGGATTGAGAAGCGCAACCTCAGGACCCTCAAGGCCTGCATCTCCGGCTCGGCCCCGCTGCCCCTCGAGGTGGCGGAGACCTTTGAGCGCCTCACGGGGGCCAAGCTGGTGGAGGGCTACGGCCTCACCGAGGCCAGCCCCGTCACCCACTGCAGCCCCCTTTACGGCACCCGGAAGAAGGGGAGCGTGGGCCTGCCCCTGCCCGGCGTGGACGCCAAGGTGGTGGACGAGGAGGGCCAAGAGGTCCCCCTGGGCGAGGTGGGCGAGCTCATCGTCAAAGGCCCCAACATCATGAAAGGCTACTGGAACCGGCCCGAGGAAACCCAAAGGGCCCTCAAGGACGGCTGGCTCTACACCGGCGACATGGCCCGCATGGACCAGGACGGCTACTTCTACATCGTGGACCGCAAAAAGGACATGATCATCGCCGGAGGCTACAACATCTACCCCCGCGAGGTGGAAGAGGTCCTCTACCAGCACCCCGCCGTCCAGGAAGCCGCCGTCGTGGGCGTGCCCGACCCCTATCGCGGGGAGACCGTGGCCGCTTTTATCGTCCTCAAAGACGAGTACAAGGACAAGGTCACCCGGGAGGACATAGAGAAGTTCTGCCGGGAAAACCTCGCCGCCTACAAGGTCCCCCGCATCATAGAGTTCCGGGAAAGCCTGCCCAAGAGCGCGGTGGGCAAGGTGCTGAAGCGGGAGCTCGCCCCCCAAAAGGCGGTACACTAA
- a CDS encoding YbjN domain-containing protein — protein sequence MRGWVLAVFMGLALAQEAPVRALSLGQMEALLRGMGLEVERVVPKEGTPYLRLGLGGLEKVWLYPDYCLEAGCQIYTLQAGFEGKVGLEKINAFNRDHRFGRAYLSEGAAWLESDLDLSGGVNTEAVREWVRTFEELLAAFMEEIGFAP from the coding sequence ATGCGCGGATGGGTTTTGGCGGTGTTCATGGGCTTGGCCTTGGCCCAGGAGGCCCCGGTGCGGGCCCTCAGCCTAGGCCAGATGGAGGCGCTTTTGCGGGGGATGGGCCTCGAGGTGGAGCGGGTGGTTCCTAAGGAGGGGACGCCCTACCTCCGCCTGGGGCTTGGGGGCCTGGAGAAGGTCTGGCTGTACCCGGACTACTGCCTGGAGGCCGGTTGCCAGATCTACACCTTGCAGGCGGGGTTTGAGGGGAAGGTGGGGCTCGAGAAGATCAACGCCTTCAACCGGGACCACCGCTTCGGCCGCGCTTACCTGAGCGAGGGAGCGGCCTGGTTGGAGAGCGACCTGGACCTCTCGGGCGGGGTGAACACGGAGGCGGTCCGGGAGTGGGTGCGCACCTTTGAGGAACTCCTGGCTGCCTTCATGGAGGAGATCGGCTTTGCGCCTTGA
- a CDS encoding IS1634 family transposase: METTPNLQVYDLGHLGLVASILDQIGLVQTVDRFVGPRPGEKVSTGMALKAAILNALGFVTSPLYLFGHFFQGKPTELLLGPGITPELLNDDRMGRMLDSLYAAGVTELFVEVAKSARRAFPFPVRALHVDSTSFHVHGVYGSGEEGQTDTGDEPLVIRLTHGYSRDHRPDLKQWVMNLICADTGGIPLLFAPGDGNQSDQEALVPLLARYRQSLELGEVVVLDGASYSQENLGALRGFSWVMRVPATLKEAKVLLREELPQEAWRPLLPGYRGLEVESEYGGVRQRWLLVESQERARMEEASLQQRIARAEGEARKVLGRLTARTFACEADARRALSEASGRLPLHRLVYLGVQEERQWERVGRPRKGERPLAVVYRLRARLEVDQEKLERARRGLGRFLLATNVLDREGLPPQEVLRRYKDQARTVERGFRFLKDPLFFAESTFLKRPERVMALGMVMALALLVYALGEWALRRRLWEAGSSLPDQKGRPTAKPTLRWVFQLFMWVRLVELGGRWFVLNLAPHHETAARLLGAGRYYLLE, from the coding sequence ATGGAAACCACACCCAACCTACAGGTGTACGACCTGGGCCACCTGGGCCTGGTGGCCAGCATCCTGGATCAGATAGGACTGGTACAGACCGTAGACCGGTTCGTGGGCCCAAGGCCGGGCGAAAAGGTCTCCACTGGCATGGCCCTCAAGGCCGCCATACTGAACGCCCTGGGCTTCGTCACCTCTCCCCTCTACCTCTTCGGCCACTTCTTCCAGGGCAAGCCCACCGAGCTGCTCCTGGGGCCCGGCATCACCCCCGAACTTTTGAACGACGACCGCATGGGCCGCATGCTGGACAGCCTGTACGCGGCCGGGGTCACCGAGCTGTTCGTGGAGGTGGCTAAATCTGCCCGCAGAGCCTTTCCCTTTCCCGTGCGGGCTCTTCACGTGGACTCCACCAGCTTTCACGTCCACGGGGTGTACGGGAGCGGGGAAGAGGGCCAGACCGATACGGGGGACGAGCCCCTGGTCATCCGCCTCACCCACGGCTACAGCCGGGACCACCGCCCAGACCTCAAGCAGTGGGTGATGAACCTGATCTGCGCCGATACCGGGGGGATTCCCCTGCTCTTCGCTCCTGGGGATGGGAACCAGTCGGATCAGGAGGCCTTGGTTCCCCTGCTGGCGCGCTACCGCCAGAGCCTGGAACTGGGGGAGGTGGTGGTGCTGGACGGGGCCAGCTACAGCCAGGAGAACCTGGGGGCCCTGCGTGGGTTCTCCTGGGTCATGCGGGTGCCGGCCACCCTAAAGGAGGCCAAGGTCCTGCTACGCGAGGAGTTACCCCAGGAGGCCTGGAGGCCTCTGCTGCCGGGCTACCGGGGGCTGGAGGTGGAGAGCGAGTACGGGGGTGTGCGGCAGCGCTGGCTGTTGGTGGAGAGCCAGGAGCGGGCCAGGATGGAGGAAGCGAGCCTCCAGCAGCGGATAGCGCGGGCCGAAGGGGAGGCGCGGAAGGTCCTGGGCCGGCTGACGGCTCGGACCTTCGCCTGTGAGGCGGACGCCCGGCGGGCCCTGAGCGAGGCCAGCGGCCGACTTCCTTTGCACCGGCTGGTCTACCTGGGAGTGCAGGAGGAACGCCAATGGGAGCGGGTGGGCCGGCCGCGCAAGGGGGAGCGACCCTTGGCGGTGGTCTACCGCCTGCGGGCCCGCCTGGAGGTGGATCAGGAGAAGCTGGAGCGGGCGAGGCGGGGCCTGGGGCGATTCCTCCTGGCCACGAACGTGCTGGACCGGGAGGGGCTTCCCCCTCAGGAGGTGCTGAGGCGGTACAAGGACCAGGCCCGGACGGTGGAGCGGGGGTTCCGGTTTCTGAAGGACCCCCTGTTCTTTGCGGAGAGCACCTTCTTGAAGCGGCCCGAGCGGGTGATGGCCCTGGGGATGGTGATGGCCCTGGCCCTTCTGGTGTACGCCCTGGGGGAGTGGGCGCTGAGGCGGAGGCTTTGGGAGGCGGGGTCCAGCCTGCCGGACCAGAAGGGGAGACCCACAGCCAAGCCCACCTTGCGCTGGGTGTTTCAACTCTTTATGTGGGTCCGACTGGTGGAGCTGGGGGGCAGGTGGTTCGTCCTCAACCTGGCTCCCCATCACGAGACCGCGGCGCGCCTCCTGGGGGCCGGGCGATATTACCTGCTGGAGTGA
- a CDS encoding disulfide oxidoreductase, giving the protein MNRPLWLLFFAWVVALVATLGSLYYSEVRLFLPCELCWYQRIFMYPQALILFLALWRSDYGVWPYSLALSLVGGGISLLHLAEQRLPGFAPVACKPPVPCSVEYIPQFPIPLQALIAFTLIALSMLLLRRELRR; this is encoded by the coding sequence ATGAACCGCCCGCTCTGGCTCCTCTTCTTCGCCTGGGTGGTGGCGCTCGTGGCCACCCTGGGAAGCCTCTACTACTCCGAGGTCCGGCTCTTCCTCCCCTGCGAGCTCTGCTGGTACCAGCGCATCTTCATGTACCCCCAGGCCCTGATCCTCTTCCTTGCCCTTTGGCGCTCGGACTACGGGGTCTGGCCCTACAGCCTCGCCCTCTCCCTGGTGGGGGGGGGCATCAGCCTCCTCCACCTGGCGGAACAGAGGCTTCCCGGCTTCGCCCCCGTGGCCTGCAAGCCTCCCGTGCCCTGCTCGGTGGAGTACATCCCCCAGTTCCCCATTCCCCTACAGGCCCTGATCGCCTTCACCCTCATCGCCCTGAGCATGCTCCTCCTGAGGCGGGAGCTCAGGCGATAA
- a CDS encoding ATP-dependent helicase, translating into MDDLLAPLNEAQRQAVLHFEGPALVVAGAGSGKTRTVVHRVAYLLRHRGVYPTEVLAVTFTNKAANELKERLLHLVGPAAREIWAATFHSAALRILRAYGERLGLKPGFVVYGEDDQEALLRELLKEMGLEARPGPIKAFLDRAKNSGKSLEAFLREAPEYIAGLPKERLAPLLYRYQEALRAQGAVDFGDILLLALELLEGHPEVLEKVRQRARFIHVDEYQDTNPVQYRFVRLLASPDAPNLVAVGDPDQSIYGFRAADIRNILDFTRDFPGARIYRLEENYRSTEAILRLANAVIAQNQARLEKTLRPRKKGGEPVRLYRAATAREEAQFVAQEVARLGPPYDRYAVLYRTNAQSRLLEEALRFAGIPAQVVGGVGFFERAEVKDLLAYARLAVNPLDALAFQRAVKTPPRGLGQATLERVRALDLPPLEALKALPLKGAQARAKEAFLALMEELFVLAEGPAEAFFRHLLAATDYLAYLKEAYPDHEDRRENVEELLRAAEEAGSVQEFLDRVALTASADQAEGAEPQGQVRLMTLHNAKGLEFPVVFLVGLEENLLPHRNSLSRLEDLEEERRLFYVGLTRAQERLYLSYALEREVYGRREHTRMSRFLEELPPGLYELYEPNAHTRPAPSPQPPGPRPSEGGFKGGEKVYHPKFGPGRVVAARGEEVTVHFEGVGLKKLHLRFADLLLLRQENTERPL; encoded by the coding sequence ATGGACGACCTCCTCGCTCCCTTGAACGAGGCCCAGCGCCAGGCGGTCCTGCACTTTGAGGGGCCGGCTTTGGTGGTGGCGGGGGCGGGGAGCGGCAAGACCCGGACCGTGGTCCACCGGGTGGCCTACCTCCTCCGGCACCGGGGGGTCTACCCCACCGAGGTCCTGGCGGTCACCTTCACCAACAAGGCGGCGAACGAGCTCAAGGAGAGGCTTTTGCACCTGGTGGGGCCCGCCGCCCGCGAGATCTGGGCCGCCACCTTCCACTCCGCCGCCTTGCGGATCCTCCGGGCCTACGGGGAGCGGCTGGGCCTGAAGCCCGGCTTCGTGGTCTACGGGGAGGACGACCAGGAGGCGCTTTTGCGGGAGCTTTTGAAGGAGATGGGCCTCGAGGCCCGCCCCGGCCCCATCAAGGCCTTTCTGGACCGGGCCAAGAACTCCGGAAAGAGCCTGGAGGCCTTCCTAAGGGAGGCCCCGGAGTACATAGCCGGCCTACCCAAGGAGAGGCTCGCCCCCCTCCTGTACCGCTACCAGGAGGCCCTGAGGGCCCAGGGGGCGGTGGACTTCGGGGACATCCTCCTTTTGGCCCTGGAGCTTCTGGAGGGGCACCCGGAGGTCCTGGAAAAGGTCCGGCAGCGGGCCCGCTTCATCCACGTGGACGAGTACCAGGACACCAACCCCGTCCAGTACCGGTTCGTCCGCCTTTTGGCTTCCCCAGACGCCCCCAACCTGGTGGCCGTGGGGGACCCGGACCAGTCCATCTACGGCTTCCGGGCGGCGGACATCCGGAACATCCTGGACTTCACCCGGGACTTCCCCGGGGCGAGGATCTACCGCCTCGAGGAGAACTACCGCTCCACCGAGGCCATCCTGCGCCTAGCCAACGCGGTCATCGCCCAGAACCAGGCCCGGCTGGAGAAGACCCTCCGCCCCCGGAAGAAGGGGGGGGAGCCGGTCCGGCTCTACCGGGCGGCCACCGCCCGGGAGGAGGCCCAGTTCGTGGCCCAGGAGGTGGCCCGCCTGGGCCCTCCGTACGACCGGTACGCCGTTCTATACCGCACCAACGCCCAAAGCCGCCTCCTGGAGGAGGCGCTCCGCTTCGCGGGCATCCCCGCCCAGGTGGTGGGGGGGGTGGGGTTTTTTGAGCGGGCCGAGGTCAAGGACCTTTTGGCCTACGCCCGGCTGGCGGTCAACCCCCTGGACGCCTTGGCCTTCCAGCGGGCGGTCAAGACCCCGCCCCGGGGTCTGGGCCAGGCCACTTTGGAGCGGGTCAGGGCGTTGGACCTTCCTCCCCTCGAGGCCCTAAAGGCCCTCCCCCTGAAAGGGGCCCAGGCCCGGGCCAAGGAGGCCTTCTTGGCCCTTATGGAGGAGCTTTTCGTCCTGGCCGAGGGTCCGGCGGAGGCCTTCTTCCGCCACCTCCTGGCGGCCACGGACTACCTGGCCTACCTCAAGGAGGCGTATCCGGACCACGAGGACCGGCGGGAGAACGTGGAGGAGCTTTTGCGGGCGGCGGAGGAGGCGGGCTCGGTCCAGGAGTTCCTGGACCGGGTGGCCCTGACCGCGAGCGCGGACCAAGCCGAAGGGGCGGAGCCCCAGGGCCAGGTCCGGCTCATGACCCTCCACAACGCCAAGGGGCTGGAGTTTCCCGTGGTCTTCCTGGTGGGCCTGGAGGAGAACCTCCTGCCCCACCGGAATAGCCTTTCCCGCCTCGAGGACCTGGAGGAGGAGCGCCGCCTCTTCTACGTGGGCCTGACCCGGGCCCAGGAGCGGCTCTACCTCTCCTACGCCCTGGAGCGGGAGGTCTACGGGCGGCGGGAGCACACCCGGATGAGCCGGTTTCTGGAGGAGCTCCCCCCGGGGCTTTATGAGCTTTACGAGCCGAACGCCCACACCCGGCCCGCCCCCTCCCCCCAGCCCCCGGGGCCCAGACCTTCCGAGGGGGGGTTCAAGGGAGGGGAGAAGGTCTACCACCCCAAGTTCGGCCCCGGCCGGGTGGTGGCGGCCCGGGGGGAGGAGGTCACGGTCCACTTTGAGGGGGTGGGGCTTAAGAAGCTCCACCTTCGCTTCGCCGACTTGTTGCTTCTCCGCCAGGAGAACACCGAGAGGCCCCTGTAA